The following proteins are encoded in a genomic region of Mycteria americana isolate JAX WOST 10 ecotype Jacksonville Zoo and Gardens chromosome 14, USCA_MyAme_1.0, whole genome shotgun sequence:
- the SLA2 gene encoding src-like-adapter 2, whose amino-acid sequence MQPPLPMQAAPSAFLALALCDFPSGTGAAAILRMGEQLRVLSEDGEWWLVASEVSGKECHVPSSCVAKVRHRWLYEGVSRQKAEELLLRPGNCSGSFLIRESQTRRGCYSLSVRRSERASWDSVTHYRIHRLENGWLYISPRLTFPSLHDLVDHYSEFGEGLCCPLREPCSMEGVRVAPVPAMPAVVRKPSLNWDKIDSSLLFSEAPAPPEEEDSPISLGLREAISSYLLLTETAALKESPTGKGAKSS is encoded by the exons ATGCAGCCCCCACTGCCCATGCAGGCAG cccccagtGCCTTCCTGGCCCTGGCCCTCTGCGACTTCCCCTCCGGCACGGGGGCGGCCGCTATCCTGAGGATGGGGGAGCAGCTCCGTGTCCTCTCTGA GGACGGGGAGTGGTGGCTGGTGGCGTCTGAGGTCTCCGGCAAGGAGTGCCACGTCCCCAGCAGCTGTGTGGCCAAGGTCAGGCACAG GTGGCTGTACGAGGGCGTCAGCCGGCAGaaggcagaggagctgctgctccggCCAGGCAACTGCAGCGGGTCCTTCCTGATACGGGAGAGCCAGACCAGACGAG GCTGCTACTCACTGTCGGTGCGCCGCAGTGAGCGCGCCTCCTGGGACTCGGTGACACACTACCGCATCCACCGCCTGGAGAACGGCTGGCTCTACATCTCGCCCCGGCtcaccttccccagcctgcacgACCTGGTGGACCACTACTCGG AGTTCGGAGAGGGGCTGTGCTGCCCCCTCAGGGAGCCCTGTTCCATGGAAGGGGTGAGGGTGGCCCCGGTCCCCGCCATGCCCGCTGTTGTGAGGAAGCCATCACTCAACTGGGACAAGATCGACAG CTCCCTCCTGTTCTCGGAGGCCCCGGCCCCACCAGAGGAGGAGGACTCTCCCATCAGCCTGGGCCTGCGGGAAGCCATCAGCTCCTACCTCCTCCTGACAGAGACGGCCGCCCTCAAGGAGAGCCCCACGGGGAAGGGGGCAAAGAGCAGCTGA